From a single Sphingobium lignivorans genomic region:
- a CDS encoding M56 family metallopeptidase — MIAWLVETLIATSGLMLLVLIIRDPVRQTFGARVAYALWLLPALRMVMPPLSLLPISMVVPADLPVAGLGATGALTELVRTRMTDLQVAQALPAQGTDGFPVVAALAGLWLAGAAVFALWQMLSYRRFCRQVLAHAARRRSPARGINLMASPHVQGPVAFGLRRRFIVFPKDAMTRFDVEEHAMALAHELAHHRRGDLIANSLALGFLALHWCNPIAWYAYRAFRADQEMACDADVIGAIRDRGLGHAYGRALVKCASGGALSAVCHLNSVNRLKRRLSMLSRKSPSMRRRLAGVTLTGAVMIAGLALTASGEGMAAQVGAKVSEALPIPRNADLLPSLPAVSQAVAAVSHDAAREAASAEQDARAAQLEARAVAQQARAAKVEARAAQAEARAAAAEARAARVAMAPDMPEPPLPPAPPEPPLPPAHSSMRTPPSPPTPPSVAYSWGDKYRHVRVTTPTRAEIDATVPIVEVRQGSGCSDSKSYVDTHESTVRVDGRERKKISIRICGEDMERHARMSAVRGLQQARADIARNPSIPEQSRARMMRDLDRQVDRLRARD, encoded by the coding sequence ATGATCGCCTGGCTCGTCGAAACGCTGATCGCCACCAGCGGCCTCATGCTGCTCGTGCTGATCATCCGCGATCCCGTGCGGCAGACGTTCGGGGCGCGGGTCGCTTATGCGCTCTGGTTGCTCCCGGCGCTGCGCATGGTCATGCCGCCCCTGTCCCTGCTGCCGATCTCCATGGTCGTGCCCGCGGACCTGCCGGTCGCCGGACTGGGCGCCACCGGAGCGCTCACCGAGCTGGTGCGCACCCGCATGACGGACCTGCAGGTCGCCCAGGCGCTGCCCGCGCAAGGAACGGACGGTTTCCCGGTCGTGGCGGCGCTTGCCGGGCTCTGGCTTGCCGGGGCGGCAGTGTTCGCGCTCTGGCAGATGCTGAGCTATCGCCGCTTCTGCCGGCAAGTGCTGGCCCATGCCGCCCGGCGGCGCTCGCCCGCGCGGGGCATCAACCTCATGGCCAGCCCGCATGTGCAGGGCCCGGTCGCCTTCGGGCTGCGGCGCCGCTTCATCGTCTTCCCCAAGGACGCGATGACGCGCTTCGACGTCGAGGAACATGCCATGGCGCTGGCGCACGAGCTGGCCCACCACCGGCGCGGCGACCTGATCGCCAACAGCCTCGCGCTCGGCTTCCTCGCGCTGCACTGGTGCAATCCCATTGCGTGGTATGCCTATCGCGCCTTCCGCGCCGACCAGGAAATGGCGTGCGACGCGGACGTCATCGGCGCCATTCGCGACCGGGGGCTGGGCCATGCCTATGGCCGCGCGCTGGTCAAATGCGCGAGCGGCGGGGCGCTCTCCGCCGTCTGCCATCTCAATAGCGTCAACCGACTGAAACGGAGACTATCCATGTTGTCCAGGAAAAGCCCCAGCATGCGCCGGCGCCTCGCGGGCGTCACACTGACCGGCGCGGTCATGATCGCGGGGCTTGCCCTTACGGCGTCCGGCGAAGGCATGGCCGCCCAGGTCGGAGCGAAGGTGAGCGAGGCTCTGCCGATCCCTCGCAACGCGGACCTTCTCCCTTCGCTTCCGGCCGTCTCGCAGGCCGTCGCGGCCGTCTCCCATGACGCTGCGCGGGAAGCCGCGAGCGCCGAGCAGGATGCGCGGGCAGCGCAGCTTGAGGCCCGCGCGGTCGCCCAGCAGGCCCGTGCGGCCAAGGTCGAGGCGCGCGCCGCCCAGGCCGAGGCCCGTGCCGCCGCCGCCGAGGCCCGCGCCGCCCGCGTCGCCATGGCGCCCGATATGCCGGAACCGCCGCTGCCGCCGGCCCCGCCCGAGCCGCCGCTGCCGCCCGCTCATTCCTCCATGCGCACGCCGCCGTCGCCCCCGACGCCGCCGTCTGTGGCGTACAGCTGGGGCGACAAATATCGCCACGTCCGGGTCACCACACCCACGCGGGCCGAGATCGACGCGACCGTCCCGATCGTGGAAGTGCGCCAGGGGTCGGGCTGCTCGGACAGCAAGAGCTATGTCGACACGCACGAAAGCACGGTGCGGGTGGACGGCCGCGAGCGCAAGAAGATCAGCATCCGCATCTGCGGGGAGGACATGGAGCGGCATGCGCGCATGAGCGCGGTGCGCGGGCTGCAGCAGGCCCGGGCCGACATCGCCCGCAACCCGAGCATCCCCGAGCAGTCCCGCGCGCGGATGATGCGTGATCTCGACCGACAGGTGGACCGCCTGCGGGCGCGCGACTAG
- a CDS encoding MBL fold metallo-hydrolase produces the protein MSQPEPGSAPEAAPQAGVLKALSPLVSRLLAPNPSPFTYEGTQTYLVGTDDLAIIDPGPADERHLAAILAAIDGRPVQAILCTHTHRDHSPAAAPLAALTGAPIIGCAPLTLDDEGPRADAAFDADYAPDRVLADGEQLSGEGWTLTALATPGHTSNHLCFALAEEAVLFTGDHVMGWSTSVVSPPDGDMTAYLASLERLMTRADRFYYPAHGEPVAEPQRFVRHLLGHRRMREGQILRHLGREGPSAIPAMVAAMYAGLDPRLHGAAGRSVLAHLIDLERRALVRSAGAFWSARETGAAA, from the coding sequence ATGTCCCAGCCCGAGCCGGGGAGCGCGCCGGAGGCCGCCCCGCAAGCCGGCGTCCTCAAGGCCCTTTCCCCGCTGGTGAGCCGGCTGCTCGCGCCCAATCCCTCGCCATTCACTTATGAGGGCACGCAGACCTATCTGGTGGGAACGGACGATCTGGCGATCATCGACCCCGGTCCGGCGGACGAGCGGCATCTCGCCGCGATCCTCGCCGCGATCGACGGCCGGCCGGTGCAGGCGATCCTGTGCACGCACACCCACCGCGACCACAGCCCGGCCGCCGCGCCACTGGCAGCGCTGACCGGCGCGCCCATCATCGGATGCGCGCCGCTCACGCTCGATGACGAGGGGCCGCGCGCCGACGCCGCCTTCGATGCCGATTATGCGCCCGACCGGGTACTGGCCGATGGCGAGCAACTCTCAGGCGAGGGCTGGACGCTCACCGCGCTGGCGACGCCGGGCCACACGTCCAATCATCTCTGCTTCGCGCTGGCGGAGGAAGCGGTGCTGTTCACCGGCGACCATGTGATGGGCTGGTCGACCAGCGTGGTCTCGCCGCCCGATGGCGACATGACCGCCTATCTCGCCTCGCTGGAGCGGCTGATGACGCGCGCTGACCGCTTCTATTATCCCGCCCATGGCGAGCCGGTCGCCGAGCCGCAGCGCTTCGTGCGGCATCTGCTGGGCCATCGCCGGATGCGCGAGGGGCAGATCCTGCGCCATCTCGGGCGGGAAGGGCCCAGCGCGATTCCCGCGATGGTCGCCGCCATGTATGCCGGGCTCGATCCGCGCCTGCACGGCGCCGCCGGGCGATCCGTGCTCGCGCATCTCATCGACCTGGAGCGCCGGGCACTCGTCCGGTCCGCAGGAGCCTTCTGGTCGGCGCGGGAGACCGGCGCGGCTGCTTGA